Sequence from the Deltaproteobacteria bacterium genome:
AGAAGGGAGAGATGAGGGTCGGCCGGGAGAGTCGACCCATAAAAGGCGGAGCAGTCCTGAGAAGAGGAAGAAAGGAGATCAACTGCAGTCTTGAATCGGTGGTCCTTTCCAAGCGAAACGAACTCGAAGCCACGGTGGCCGGTATTCTTTTCGGAGACGGTAGGTAACCATGGAAGAGGTCCGTTGGAAGTACGGCGATGATGTCCGTTATGCCTATGCGGTTGGCGTGATCCGCGTCCTGGAGACCAGGTCGCTTTCACGGGAGCGGATCGAAAGGGCAGCCGAGGCTTCCAGTCCACAGGATGTTCTGAGAATACTGGCCGAGACCCCATACTCGGAGTATCTGTCCGGCCTGGCAGGTCCAGAGCAGTACGAATCCTTTCTGGAGAAAGAACAGGGGAAAGTCCTCAACCTATTACAGGAATTGACAAAGGACCCAGTCCTTACAGATCTCTTCTTCTACCGCTTCGATTTTCACAACCTCAAGGTGGCTCTCAAAGAGAGATTCGGAGGGGAGGAGTTGGAGCCCGCCTACCTCTCTCTCGGCCGGGTTCCCGTCCCCGCCATAAAGACGGCCATAGAGGAGGAAGACCTCTCTTCACTCCCTGCTTGGTTGTCAACCGTTGCCGAGCAGGTGGTTAAGGAGTTTCCTGAAAGAGAGGACCCCAAATGGATCGACCTCCTCATCGACCGGAGGATGTACGAGTTCTTCGTCGCAACGAGCCGGAAGGAGGGAAATCTCTTTCTTCACGGTCTTCTTCAGAGGGAGATAGATTTGGCCAACATCCTCTCCCTCTTTCGTTTGCGCCACTCCAAGCAGGACAGGAAGGTCTTTGTCGACTCCTTCATCGAGGGCGGCACTCTGGGCAGACCGTTTTTTCTCCCGCTATTCGACGAACCCCTCGAGGGGATTCCAGGCCGCTTCGCCTACACGCCTTACCGCGACATAGTGGAGAGCGGGTGGGACCACCTGAACACTGATGGTTCCTTTGCGGTCTTCGAGCGGATGGGCCAGGATGAGATTCTCGAATACCTGCGGCGGGCCAATCTGATAGCCTTCGGCATCGAGCCCCTTATCGCATATCTCTACGCAAAGGAGACCGAACTGAGAATGATCCGAACCATCATGGTTGGAAAACTCAATGGACTGCAACCGAGCACCATAAAGGAGCGTCTACCCAGTGTCCATCTCTAACGTTGCAGTAATCGGAGACAGGGATTCTATCCTCTGTTTCCGGGCAATCGGTGTCCTTACCTTTCCCGTAGCCGAGCCCAGGGAGGCGAGAGCCGTGGTGCGGCGGCTGCTCAAGGAGAAGGTGTCCGTGATTTTTATCACCGAGGCGATTGCCCAGTCCATGATGGACCTCATCGATGAGGTGTCCAGGGCAAGCCTGCCAAGCATCGTTCTGATTCCGAACAGTCAAGGCTCCCTGGGCCTCGGGATGGAAAGGATTCGCCAGACGGTCACAAGGGCCGTCGGAGCCGATATTTTTGGAAAGGGCGAGGAGACATGATGGAGCATGGCGTCATCGTGAAAGTGGCGGGCCCCCTGGTTGTAGCAGAGAGAATGATGGATGCCCGCATGTTCGATGTGGTTCGGGTCGGCGAAAAGGGCCTGATCGGCGAAATCATTGAAATCCATGAAGACAGGGCTTCCATTCAGGTGTACGAAGAGACCCGGGATATCGGACCCGGGGAACCCGTCCACAATACCGGCCGTCCCCTCAGCGTGGAGCTCGGCCCCGGCCTCATCCAGTCCATCTACGACGGGATCCAGCGCCCCCTGGATGTGATCTACCACAGAGCCGGAGACTACATAACCCGCGGCCTGGATGTGCCGGGCCTCGACAGGGAGAAGAGATGGCACTTCGTCCCCGTCAAGAAGAAAGGAGACCGGGTGCAGGGCGGACAGATCCTGGGTACCATTCAGGAGACCGTGGTCGTCGAACACCGGATCCTCGTACCCGTTGGTTTCGACGGTATCATTGAAGGGATCGACGAAGGAGAATACCGGGTGGAGGACACAATCTGCCGGATCAAGACCGGCCAGGGGACCAGGGATGTCACGATGATCCAGAGGTGGCCCGTGCGCCGTCCCAGACCTTACGCAAAGAAGCTGATCCCTGAGACTCCTCTCACAACCGGGCAGCGCGTGATCGACACCTTTTTCCCCGTGGGAAAGGGGGGAACCGCCTGTGTTCCCGGGCCCTTTGGGAGCGGCAAGACCGTGATCCAGCACCAGCTCGCCAAGTGGGCCGATGCGGACATCATCGTCTATGTGGGTTGCGGCGAACGGGGCAATGAGATGACAGACGTACTCATGGAGTTCCCGAACCTCAAGGACCCCCGTACCGGAGAGGTCCTGATGAAACGGACCGTCCTGATCGCCAACACCTCCAACATGCCGGTGGCGGCCCGAGAAGCCTCGGTATATACGGGGATCACCATTGGGGAGTATTTCCGAGACATGGGCTACAGCGTGGCTCTCATGGCTGACTCGACTTCAAGATGGGCCGAGGCCATGCGGGAGATCTCGGGACGCCTGGAGGAGATGCCCGGCGAAGAGGGATATCCGGCCTATCTGGGGACGCGGATCGCCGAGTTCTACGAGCGGTCCGGGCGGGTCGTCTGTTTCGGCGACGACGGCCGGATCGGAGCCCTCACAACCATAGGAGCGGTCTCCCCACCCGGAGGCGATCTATCCGATCCCGTAGTGCAGGCGACCCTGAGGGTGGTGAAGGTCTTCTGGAGCCTGGAGGACAGGCTTGCCTACCAGCGTCATTTCCCGGCGATCAGCTGGCTCAACAGCTACTCCCTTTATCACGACAATCTGCAGGAGTATTTTCGGAAGAATATCTCTGAAGACTTCACGGCGCTCAGGCAGGAATCCATGCGGCTCCTGCAGCAGGAAGCCGAGCTGGCGGAAATCGTGCGCCTGGTGGGAGTCGACGCCCTTTCCCCCAAGGACCGCCTCGTGCTGGAAACGGCCAAGTCGATCCGTGAAGACTTCCTCCACCAGAATGCCTTTGATGAGGTCGACACGTACACCTCACCTGCCAAAGAATACCGGCTCCTGAAGATAATCCTCGACCTCCATCACATGTGTGACAAACTCCTCGACAGGGGCATCCTGTTCAGGGAGATCCAGAACCTGGCGGTGAGGGAAGAGATCGCAAGGGCCAAGTTCATTCCCGAGGATCGGCTGGCCGATTTCGATGCGATTCGGACCCACATGGTTTCGGAGACCGAGAAACTCTCAAAAGAGGAAGGGGTTGCCTGATGCTGAAAGAATACCTGACGATCAGAGACATCTCCGGACCGCTTCTCCTGGTGGAGGAAGTGGAGGGGGTAAAATACGAAGAGCTGGTGGAGGTGGAACTGCCCGACGGGTCCAAGAGAATGGGTAAGGTACTGGAGGTTGAGGGCGACCGGGCGCTTGTCCAGCTCTTTGAAGGTACCACCGGGGTGGATATCAGGCACTGCCGGGTCAGGTTCCTTGCCCGGGGCATCGAGCTCGGACTCTCCATGGATGTGCTGGGCCGGGTCTTTGACGGCCTGGGCAGGCCTATAGACGACGGCCCTCAGATTCTTCCTGAAAAGACTTACGATATCAACGGGAATCCGATCAACCCCTTTGCCAGGGACTACCCGGAAGAGTTCATTCAGACCGGCCTTTCCGCCATCGACGGACTGAATACCCTGGTTCGAGGCCAGAAACTCCCCATCTTTTCAGGATCAGGGCTTCCGCACAATCGACTGGCCGCCCAGATCGCCCGCCAAGCCAGGGTCCTTGGCGAGGAGGAGAAGTTCGCGGTGATCTTCGGCGCCATGGGGATCACGTTCGAGGAAGCCGACTATTTCATCTCCGAGTTCCGCAAGACAGGGGCCATCGATAGGGCTGTTCTTTTTCTCAACCTGGCGGACGATCCTGCCTTGGAGAGAATCGCCACACCACGAATGGTTTTTACCACCGCCGAGTTCCTCGCCTTTGAGAAGGACATGCATGTCCTGGTGATTCTCACCGACATGACGAACTACTGCGAGGCCCTGCGGGAGGTCTCTGCAGCCAGGAAGGAGATCCCCGGTCGCCGGGGGTATCCTGGTTATCTCTACACCGATCTGTCGACGATCTATGAGAGAGCCGGTAGGATAAAGGGCAAGAAGGGATCGATCACCCAAATACCGATCCTGTCCATGCCTGAAGATGACAAGACCCACCCCATCCCCGATCTTACGGGTTACATTACCGAGGGCCAGATCATCCTGAGCCGGGCTCTCCATCGAAAGGGCATCTCTCCTCCCATCGACGTTCTCCCATCGCTGTCGAGATTGAAGGACAAGGGGATCGGCCCTGGCAAGACCCGCGAGGATCACGCCGATACCTTCAATCAGCTCTTTGCGGCCTATGCCAGGGGCAAAGAGGCCCAGGAGCTGGCTGTCATCCTTGGTGAGGCGGCCCTGAGCGAAATGGACAAGCTCTACTTCCAATTCGCCGACACATTTGAAAGGGAGTATGTCTCCCAGGGAGAGTACGAAGACCGCACCATAGAGGAGACCCTCGATTTGGGGTGGAGGCTGCTCTCCGTCTTCCCCACATCGGAATTGAAGAGAATTCGACAGGCTTGGATCGAAAAGTATCTGCCTCGCTTCAAGCAAGAGGAGAAGGAGGCACCCCTGGAGGCAGACAAAAGGGAGGCTCAAGTGGCCTGAGGCCTTGTTTCCGTCCTCGAAGGCTCCTTGCTCGTCGCCCATAACGGAAGGTAGATCTTCGTAACCGGAAAGCACTCTTATGAAACTCGAGGTCAACCCCACCCGGATGGAGCTTCTGCGGCTGAAGAAGCGGCTCGCCATGGCCCGAAGAGGCCACAAGCTTCTCAAGGATAAACAGGATGAGCTTATGCGTCAGTTCATGGAGATGATCCGGGACATAAAGGAGCTGCGAGCGGCAGTTGAAAGATCGATGCAGGAGGCTTTCCAGCGCTTTCTCTTCGTCTCCGCCTCCATGCCCAGGGCCGCCCTTGAAGAGGCCGTCGGATTCCCGAGCAAGCGGATCAGGCTCGATGTCTCCGAGAGAATCATCTTGAATATCAAGGCTCCTGAGTTGAGACCGACTGTAGAGGGTGAGATCCACTGCTACGGCCTCGCCACGACGCCCGGGGACCTGGATCTCTCCCTGGAGGCGCTCAATCAGGTGCTCCACGAGATGATCGTCCTTGCCCAGAAAGAGAAATGGATGCACCTTCTAGCCGAGGAGCTCGTCAGCACCCGCCGGCGGGTCAATTCTCTCGAATATGTCCTTATCCCCAACCTGGAGGAAACCATCAAGTTCATCACCATGAAACTCTCGGAGATGGAGAGGTCCAATTTTTCCCGCCTCATGAAGGTCAAAGAGATCGTACGGGCGCACTAGGGAACAGCAGGCACGGCGAACCTGGCCTGGAGGGATGTCTTGCACCCTCTCAGGCGGGTCACAAGGCCAGTGGTTGCCGGGTGGAGGGGTAGAATCGAGCCTGTCCCGCTCCGTCAGTCTTTCCCGTCAGAGGTAAAAGCCAGATGGGGGTTGGAACATTCGAAACCAAACGGCAATCGGGGTACCGATGGAGCTGAGGGGATTCGAACCCCCGACCTATGCGTTGCGAACGCATCGCTCTCCCGGCTGAGCTACAGCCCCATCTCCACACCGGCCAGGACCTTCCACCCTACGGCTTCTTCAGGTCCTCACCCAGTCCTCTCTGGAAAGTCCAACGGTAGGGCTTCTTGACAAGGGTCTCGGCGGCTTTGGCACGCCACCCGAAGGGCACGGTCACCGGCAGGGTGATCACGTAGGTCAAAGCCCCCATCCCCAGAGAGATAAGCCCCAGGGGTTTCCCAAGCAGCAGGTCCGGAACCACCATCTGGTCCTCTGCCGTCGTTTCCAGGGCAAACCCTACGGCAGAAGTCAAAAGAACCAAAACCGAGACAACCGCAACCACCCTCCAGATTCCTCTCTTTCGCATAGTTGTGAGGCCTCCTCTTCTCCAGGTATTATATGGCCCTGGAGCCGTTTGTCAAGGCGGGCAAGGGCTCCCTCTCCCCCAGGAGAGGCTGGCCCGTATCTCTTCCCTCCCCTTCCTGCCGCTAAGCAAAAAGTGTTCCAAGGGTTCTGCAGGCCCGGCAGCCGCAGGAGAGCCTTACCCTGCTTTCACGACTTTCGAGCGGACCCTTGTCCGCGAGCGACCTTTCGGAAGGGGTGGGGTCCTCATCAGGAGTGAGCGGGCGCGGCGGGACAAGGGTCTTCTCCTGCCAAAACAGAAAAAAATCGTGAAGTCATATACTTGCAACAATGCTCGGCCGAAAACTCAGGGAACTCCACTGATATTTGAGTTGAAAATTACTTCGAGTCTGTTATAATCAATAGTCTTCCGGTCTTTTGCAGCCGGTCCGGGAAACATCGTAAGGAGGGGAGAGCAATAGGGTGTAGGAGGAAAGGAGGGAGCCATGTCTATTTCGGCCTATGTCTTCATCGAATGTACGGCTGGTGCTGCACGACAGGTTGCCAGCGAGGTCGCCAAGATCCAAGGGGTCCAAAGGGCCAATGCCACAACAGGCCCCTATGACGTGGTCGCTCTGGTGGAGGCCGAGAGCGTACATATTCTCGGCGAGTTTATCGTAACGAGAATTCAGGGCCTCCCCGGAGTCCTGCGCACTCAGACCAATGTGATCGTCGACTGATGGATGGAGGCGGTGACGAGTCCTGGAGAGATTGATGGGTAGTGTGATCAAGAAACGGAGAAAGAAGATCAGCCGGCACAAGCACAAGAAAATGCTCGCCAAGACCCGACATAGGAGAAAGAAATAGGCCGGTCATGAGACGTCTCCTGTTGCACGTCCTGCTGTTTGCCCTTACGGTGGGATCGACGGTGCTCGTGGGAGGGGTTTGGTACTGCATTTCGATCATGACCATCCTTTTGGCCCATGAATTGGGCCATTTTCTTATGAGCCGGCATTACAGGGTTCAGAGTTCCCTTCCCTTTTTCATCCCCTTCCCGAATCTGTTCGGTACACTCGGGGCGGTTATTGTCATGAGGGGGAGGATAGTATCCCGAAAGGCCCTTTTCGACATAGGGGCAGCCGGCCCCCTTGTGGGCTTTTGCCTCACCGTGCCCGCTATCGCCGTGGGTCTCAAATTCTCCCATATCTCTCAGACGGTCCACGTGGAGGGGCTCTCCTTCAGGCTGGGAGACTCCCTTCTCTTTCTGTTTCTAGAGAAGGCAATCGTCGGTGAGATTCCAATGGGAGCAGACCTGGTACTCCACCCCCTCGCATACGCCGGCTGGGTGGGTCTCTTTGTTACGGCCCTCAACCTGATGCCCATAGGCCAACTGGACGGGGGCCATATCGCCTATGCGGTTTTCGGCCGGAAAAGCCGGATTGTTTTCACCCTCGCCGCTGCAGGCTTCGGGGTTCTTGGATTGTTCTTCTTTCCCCCCTGGCTCTTCCCCCTTGCCCTGATCATGCTTTTCGGCTTCAGACATCCACCCCCCCAGGACGATGAGACCGAGCTCGACAGAGGGCGGAAAATCCTAGCCGGAGTCACCGTGGCGGTCTTTGCCGTCTCCTTCATCCCGGTACCGCTCCCCGAGTTCGGGATGAACCTGCTGACCCTGATCCGGAACACTCTCTCTGGAAGCGGTTGATCCATCTTTCGGTCGAATTCAACAAGGGCAGACCCTGGCCGGCGGATCATCACGAAGTCGCCGCAGTCTCTGCAGTCATTCAGTCGAACAGGTTCTTGCGCAACCTTTCGTGGAATATCTCTCCCTCGCCCCTGTCTCCCACTGCTCCGATACGGACTCGGATCTGTGTCAAATCCAGGGCCTTGCTCTTGAGGATCACCCTTACCGGAGCGCCGTTGAACCGCTTTGCCTCGATCTTGCCCTCGGTCTCCCCCCTGGTCTGGTCCACCACCCTCATCTCCATGTCTTCCAGAGTCCGGAGCGCTGCCTGCCATGCTCTGTCATACCCCGCTCTGTACATCCTCGAAAGGTCGCCCTGGATAATGTGATAGGTTCCGACAGCCATCCCCGCGCCGATCAGGGCAGGACACCCCGTCAGGCAGAGAGACAGCAAGGAAAGCACAACCCCTGTTCCGAACCGCCTCATCTCATCCCTCCCTCTTAGTCCGATCCCGTATTCACATTGCCTGACTTCACACTTACGATTTTCCATGGTGCAATGTCAAGAAAGTTCTGGTATGATACTTCCCAAGACTCTTTCCGGGAGGTGACGAGAGCCGGATGAAAAGGCGCATACGGGTTCTAGCTGGGCTGGTCTTTCTGATTCTCTTTGTTTCGGGCTGTACCACGGCCGTAATGCTCGGTGTGGGGGCGGGGGCTGGCATCGGATCTTACAGCTACATAAAGGGAGAACTGAAGGCCGACTATCCTTACCCTTACGATCAAACCTGGAAGGCCTCTCTTGCCGCCCTGAAGCGGTTGGAAGTCGAAGTAGCCGACCA
This genomic interval carries:
- a CDS encoding V-type ATP synthase subunit C, producing the protein MEEVRWKYGDDVRYAYAVGVIRVLETRSLSRERIERAAEASSPQDVLRILAETPYSEYLSGLAGPEQYESFLEKEQGKVLNLLQELTKDPVLTDLFFYRFDFHNLKVALKERFGGEELEPAYLSLGRVPVPAIKTAIEEEDLSSLPAWLSTVAEQVVKEFPEREDPKWIDLLIDRRMYEFFVATSRKEGNLFLHGLLQREIDLANILSLFRLRHSKQDRKVFVDSFIEGGTLGRPFFLPLFDEPLEGIPGRFAYTPYRDIVESGWDHLNTDGSFAVFERMGQDEILEYLRRANLIAFGIEPLIAYLYAKETELRMIRTIMVGKLNGLQPSTIKERLPSVHL
- a CDS encoding V-type ATP synthase subunit F, with the protein product MSNVAVIGDRDSILCFRAIGVLTFPVAEPREARAVVRRLLKEKVSVIFITEAIAQSMMDLIDEVSRASLPSIVLIPNSQGSLGLGMERIRQTVTRAVGADIFGKGEET
- a CDS encoding V-type ATP synthase subunit A gives rise to the protein MEHGVIVKVAGPLVVAERMMDARMFDVVRVGEKGLIGEIIEIHEDRASIQVYEETRDIGPGEPVHNTGRPLSVELGPGLIQSIYDGIQRPLDVIYHRAGDYITRGLDVPGLDREKRWHFVPVKKKGDRVQGGQILGTIQETVVVEHRILVPVGFDGIIEGIDEGEYRVEDTICRIKTGQGTRDVTMIQRWPVRRPRPYAKKLIPETPLTTGQRVIDTFFPVGKGGTACVPGPFGSGKTVIQHQLAKWADADIIVYVGCGERGNEMTDVLMEFPNLKDPRTGEVLMKRTVLIANTSNMPVAAREASVYTGITIGEYFRDMGYSVALMADSTSRWAEAMREISGRLEEMPGEEGYPAYLGTRIAEFYERSGRVVCFGDDGRIGALTTIGAVSPPGGDLSDPVVQATLRVVKVFWSLEDRLAYQRHFPAISWLNSYSLYHDNLQEYFRKNISEDFTALRQESMRLLQQEAELAEIVRLVGVDALSPKDRLVLETAKSIREDFLHQNAFDEVDTYTSPAKEYRLLKIILDLHHMCDKLLDRGILFREIQNLAVREEIARAKFIPEDRLADFDAIRTHMVSETEKLSKEEGVA
- a CDS encoding V-type ATP synthase subunit B, giving the protein MLKEYLTIRDISGPLLLVEEVEGVKYEELVEVELPDGSKRMGKVLEVEGDRALVQLFEGTTGVDIRHCRVRFLARGIELGLSMDVLGRVFDGLGRPIDDGPQILPEKTYDINGNPINPFARDYPEEFIQTGLSAIDGLNTLVRGQKLPIFSGSGLPHNRLAAQIARQARVLGEEEKFAVIFGAMGITFEEADYFISEFRKTGAIDRAVLFLNLADDPALERIATPRMVFTTAEFLAFEKDMHVLVILTDMTNYCEALREVSAARKEIPGRRGYPGYLYTDLSTIYERAGRIKGKKGSITQIPILSMPEDDKTHPIPDLTGYITEGQIILSRALHRKGISPPIDVLPSLSRLKDKGIGPGKTREDHADTFNQLFAAYARGKEAQELAVILGEAALSEMDKLYFQFADTFEREYVSQGEYEDRTIEETLDLGWRLLSVFPTSELKRIRQAWIEKYLPRFKQEEKEAPLEADKREAQVA
- a CDS encoding V-type ATP synthase subunit D, with product MKLEVNPTRMELLRLKKRLAMARRGHKLLKDKQDELMRQFMEMIRDIKELRAAVERSMQEAFQRFLFVSASMPRAALEEAVGFPSKRIRLDVSERIILNIKAPELRPTVEGEIHCYGLATTPGDLDLSLEALNQVLHEMIVLAQKEKWMHLLAEELVSTRRRVNSLEYVLIPNLEETIKFITMKLSEMERSNFSRLMKVKEIVRAH
- a CDS encoding Lrp/AsnC ligand binding domain-containing protein, with the translated sequence MSISAYVFIECTAGAARQVASEVAKIQGVQRANATTGPYDVVALVEAESVHILGEFIVTRIQGLPGVLRTQTNVIVD
- a CDS encoding AURKAIP1/COX24 domain-containing protein is translated as MGSVIKKRRKKISRHKHKKMLAKTRHRRKK
- a CDS encoding site-2 protease family protein, whose product is MRRLLLHVLLFALTVGSTVLVGGVWYCISIMTILLAHELGHFLMSRHYRVQSSLPFFIPFPNLFGTLGAVIVMRGRIVSRKALFDIGAAGPLVGFCLTVPAIAVGLKFSHISQTVHVEGLSFRLGDSLLFLFLEKAIVGEIPMGADLVLHPLAYAGWVGLFVTALNLMPIGQLDGGHIAYAVFGRKSRIVFTLAAAGFGVLGLFFFPPWLFPLALIMLFGFRHPPPQDDETELDRGRKILAGVTVAVFAVSFIPVPLPEFGMNLLTLIRNTLSGSG
- a CDS encoding DUF3568 family protein gives rise to the protein MRRFGTGVVLSLLSLCLTGCPALIGAGMAVGTYHIIQGDLSRMYRAGYDRAWQAALRTLEDMEMRVVDQTRGETEGKIEAKRFNGAPVRVILKSKALDLTQIRVRIGAVGDRGEGEIFHERLRKNLFD
- a CDS encoding DUF3568 family protein, whose amino-acid sequence is MKRRIRVLAGLVFLILFVSGCTTAVMLGVGAGAGIGSYSYIKGELKADYPYPYDQTWKASLAALKRLEVEVADQQRDALGGKITGKRGDGKPVVVKIKDKGLGVTTVGIRVGNFGDREASRKIHQTILKILKG